In the Arachis ipaensis cultivar K30076 chromosome B10, Araip1.1, whole genome shotgun sequence genome, one interval contains:
- the LOC107623957 gene encoding ecotropic viral integration site 5 protein homolog, whose translation MEKKRLDDHEAATISSPRSLDRFGFLVRPDASTSDGLVKSRSAQFERIREDRRVRKWRKMIGVGGSDWKHYLRKKPHVVKRRIRKGIPDCLRGLVWQLISGSRDLLLMNPGVYEQLVIYETSASELDIIRDISRTFPSHVFFQQRHGPGQRSLYNVLKAYSVFDRDVGYVQGMGFLAGLLLLYMSEEDAFWLLVALLKGAVHAPMEGLYLTGLPLVQQYLFQFEHLVQEHLPKLGEHFAQEMINPSMYASQWFITVFSYSFPFHLALRIWDVFLFEGVKIVFKVGLALLKYCHDDLVKLPFEKLIHALKNFPQDAMNPDILLPLAYSIKISRRLEELRQEYEKKNGKITQSRELTEEQTVQRL comes from the exons atggaaaagaaaagattagATGACCATGAGGCAGCAACAATTTCTTCGCCCAGGTCATTGGATAGATTCGGGTTTCTTGTAAGGCCAGATGCGAGTACTTCTGATGGTTTAGTGAAGAGTAGATCAGCTCAATTTGAAAG AATTAGGGAGGACAGAAGAGTTAGAAAATGGAGGAAGATGATTGGGGTTGGTGGAAGCGACTGGAAACATTATCTTAGGAAAAAGCCTCATGTTGTTAAAAGGCGTATAAGAAAAGGAATTCCTGATTGCTTAAGGGGCCTTGTTTGGCAGTTGATATCTGGAAGTAGAGACCTGTTACTGATGAATCCTGGAGTTTATGAG CAACTAGTCATATATGAGACATCCGCCTCAGAACTGGATATAATTCGAGACATTTCTCGGACCTTCCCCTCACATGTATTCTTCCAACAAAGGCATGGACCTGGGCAACGTTCACTTTACAATGTTCTAAAAGCTTATTCTGTCTTTGACAGAGATGTAGGATATGTTCAG GGGATGGGGTTTTTAGCAGGTCTTTTACTTCTCTATATGAGCGAGGAGGATGCGTTTTGGTTGTTGGTGGCATTGCTGAAAGGAGCTGTTCATGCCCCAATGGAGGGGTTGTATCTG ACAGGATTGCCTCTGGTACAACAATACCTTTTCCAGTTTGAACACTTGGTCCAAGAGCATCTACCGAAGTTGGGTGAACATTTTGCCCAAGAAATGATAAATCCTAGCATGTATGCTAGCCAGTGGTTCATAACCGTATTTTCATATTCTTTTCCATTTCATTTGGCTCTTCGAATTTGGGATGTTTTTCTCTTTGAG GGTGTTAAAATTGTTTTCAAAGTTGGGTTGGCCCTATTAAAGTACTGCCATGACGACTTG GTTAAATTGCCTTTTGAGAAACTGATACATGCCTTGAAGAACTTCCCTCAGGATGCAATGAATCCAGATATATTATTGCCTCTGGCTTATTCAATAAAG ATATCGAGGCGTTTAGAGGAACTGAGACAAGAGTATGAGAAGAAGAATGGAAAGATTACTCAATCCCGAGAACTTACAGAAGAGCAAACGGTTCAACGCCTATAG
- the LOC107621307 gene encoding uncharacterized protein LOC107621307, with protein sequence MGCNKMSCLFSPSTSKSLIHLQVLEICGCGDIEEIVSFEDTKVMSVISNKIVFHNLQHLKLENLPKLKAFCKGSYDFDFPLLHEVFLKNCHMMEIFSFGSSYTPKLDKVTMEIGNVAKNIWMGDLNATMPLCKGMLTFQTSETLRWIKQHSWALRYLTKEKELTIEGFQRLLNLVPSNVMHLFQNLNQLTIKDCDSLVEVFESQGIIMMNKKEVTNYELQSMSLQHLPKLTHIWKIHGGVLGFKKLRVLKVEHCGSLCSLFSPSMAKSLVQLWHLRVHNCHMMEEIIEESSSSNEDQIIVFPLLNKLELRHLTNFKCFSSERTLDIELPSCEEMVIEKCPNMTSFCYGDVKTPKLLQIYKGSYEYVDLMVDLNATIHYANKNSKVPQQTLERSRFIEQDHHLLDYLRSQTELFVEDSETLLHCVPFNMFHRFQHIKQLKVRECGSIVEIFESKSKSNGDDDDDDEGYCYPKTFYNYNMQELHLYALPKLMNIWRENHGRILTFGNLRKLKIGFCGGLKSLLSPSIARGLSQLQEFSVHECEELEKIMSDEESIHNVKIIEFPSLQWLTLYQLPSLGCFCSSSYHFELPSCHDIIIKECPKIEACCKGITKTFQN encoded by the exons ATGGGATGCAACAAAATGAGTTGCTTATTCTCTCCTTCAACTTCAAAAAGCCTTATTCATTTGCAAGTTCTAGAGATATGTGGCTGTGGAGACATAGAAGAAATAGTATCTTTTGAAGACACTAAAGTGATGAGTGTAATAAGTAATAAGATTGTGTTTCACAACTTGCAGCATCTAAAACTTGAAAATCTACCAAAGCTCAAGGCCTTTTGCAAGGGTTCATATGACTTTGATTTTCCATTATTACATGAAGTATTCTTAAAAAATTGCCACATGATGGAGATATTTTCATTTGGGTCTTCATACACTCCAAAGTTGGATAAAGTAACCATGGAAATTGGAAATGTTGCCAAGAACATATGGATGGGAGATCTAAATGCTACTATGCCACTATGTAAAGGAATG TTGACATTTCAAACTTCAGAAACACTTAGATGGATCAAGCAACATTCATGGGCACTAAGATATTTGACCAAAGAAAAGGAGTTGACTATTGAAGGTTTTCAAAGGCTTCTAAATCTTGTTCCCTCCAATGTGATGCACCTCTTTCAAAACCTAAATCAACTCACAATTAAAGATTGTGATTCACTAGTAGAGGTGTTTGAATCACAAGGAATAATAATGATGAACAAAAAAGAAGTCACAAACTATGAGTTACAATCAATGAGTTTGCAACATCTTCCAAAGTTGACCCACATATGGAAAATTCATGGTGGTGTTTTGGGATTCAAAAAGCTAAGAGTACTCAAAGTTGAACATTGTGGCAGTTTGTGTAGCTTGTTTTCTCCATCCATGGCCAAAAGCCTAGTGCAACTTTGGCACCTAAGAGTACATAATTGCCACATGATGGAGGAGATAATTGAagaatcatcatcatcaaatgAGGATCAAATTATTGTATTTCCATTGTTGAATAAGTTGGAGCTTCGTCATCTTACTAACTTCAAGTGTTTTTCCTCCGAAAGAACCTTAGATATTGAGCTTCCTTCTTGTGAAGAAATGGTGATTGAAAAATGTCCAAATATGACAAGCTTTTGCTATGGAGATGTTAAAACACCAAAGCTTCTTCAGATATATAAAGGTTCATATGAGTATGTAGACTTGATGGTTGACCTTAATGCCACCATCCATTATGCTAATAAGAACTCCAAG GTTCCACAACAAACCTTAGAGAGAAGCAGATTCATAGAGCAAGATCATCATCTCCTTGATTACTTAAGAAGTCAAACAGAGCTGTTTGTTGAAGATAGTGAAACATTGTTGCATTGTGTTCCATTCAACATGTTTCATAGGTTCCAACACATAAAACAACTTAAGGTACGAGAATGTGGTTCAATTGTTGAGATCTttgaatcaaaatcaaaatcaaatggtgatgatgatgatgatgatgaaggttATTGTTACCCCAAAACATTTTACAATTACAACATGCAAGAGCTACATCTTTATGCTCTTCCCAAGTTGATGAACATATGGAGAGAAAACCATGGAAGAATCTTAACCTTTGGAAATCTTAGAAAGCTAAAGATTGGATTTTGTGGCGGTTTGAAAAGCCTGCTTTCTCCTTCCATAGCTAGAGGCCTTTCTCAACTCCAAGAGTTTTCAGTACATGAATGTGAGGAGTTGGAGAAAATAATGAGTGATGAAGAATCAATCCACAATGTGAAGATTATTGAATTCCCATCATTGCAATGGTTAACTCTTTATCAACTTCCAAGCCTTGGGTGCTTTTGTTCAAGTTCTTATCATTTTGAGTTGCCATCCTGCCATGACATAATTATCAAAGAATGCCCCAAAATTGAAGCTTGTTGCAAAGGAATAACCAAAACTTTCCAAAATTGA
- the LOC110262428 gene encoding probable disease resistance protein At4g27220 has product MEFLVALATGVVTKLGESLVAPITNQFAYIIRYKRNVKNLESQMKELEGKKLGVQATVDADKRNSHQIASNVEDWLCKIDTIENELQGFYEDDEQVKNKYLNLVSCYSLSKRAKKLTNDIMRLKEEKFEIISYPKPPPRLGSRFLNGTTIKSFQTRESIMCEVIDKLKDEDVNRISICGMGGVGKTTFVKEVIKILEADKSFDEVVMAVVSQTPDCRKIQGQIADAIGLKLDKETDQGRALQLHDRLKNIDSVLIVLDDVWTDLDFESIGIPSTSCKILFTSRIQDVCIKMKSQRNFTVSVLSRDESWDLFNETIGANLAEKPDIHDIAKEIANQCRGLPIAIVTIAKALANKEKHAWEDALEQLRNSSVESFPEMQTSVFSCIELSYNFLGGEEKFFLFLCSLLPEDFDIPIEVLFRHGVGLGMFKGIDALWKVRNRVHTIVDRLKECFMLLDSNVEECVKMHDVVRDTIASVAAKYHHHLECYSSAISLIFEKKTELPHVSNCQKLKLLQVSSKGKESVPENFFQGMNKLMVLSLQNVLIQSMPSTLSALDNIHTLRLEACNVGDISIIGQKLMKLEILSFAKSSIKVLPLEIGQLTLLRLLDLTECNHLIQISATVLASLSRLEELYLRVRNFPSKESNHILFELQCLSHQLKVLEFAFIMVDEFLPKDLIFKNIVRFWVYVGDSSTISHGLVPRGYLHPNVLTLNNTYYSYIKKSVIIQHFLQRVEILSLDDIKNLKCVISDLDEEGFPLLKNLIIESCNNLEYAADSCDDHCVFPQVQSISLRNLENLKAIICHVAHHLSQKVDFSACQCFGSLQVLKIEYCKSLKTIFTLLFPRRTTSLAKLQCLHVVESHGIECIVSINTIKVDDSIIVFTNLVELKLQELPNLTAFIKTSIMHEHHSPYKVQESNTLLENFIEHDQEFSGSASESDSSEHMNIGCALFESNSLQLFPKLEKILLRACSSLNIVFDMKPSQSEDQHVDNAAFFAQLKELELSWLNNLNHIWGSVPRNIQGFHKLKSIKVANCDSLKYIFTPSIVRALTQLEKLVIQSCMSLEKFVGNEQGQNVETLVFVQLESLTLKDLPQLVNFGPNSYMILWPAMKSLCIDGCPLLKASNVCVQENFNVMSNSTTTHDVGTTTSMEDSPSLRFLQCCFGGTKELLVSNSKAKDLKMEEGVVDAKEINFFNEMGGSPMPILEHVIIKGWDSLDVLFHLKQSEDSNNTIVVNCLVKLMTMQLPSSPLGVIAFNNITLLSLEACHRLRYICSYSIAKLLVKLQEIKVSNCKVVEQLFQSEEHEICVDYLEWPSLKRISIINCSMLEVVISKVEEGKINSFIITSFAQLQSLTLTHLPNVISFCNNTFLENGHGNEYFKQDHEHLKLENLPKLKAFCKGSYDFDFPLLHEVFLKNCHMMEIFSFGSSYTPKLDKVTMEIGNVAKNIWMGDLNATMPLCKGMRASSSEEERNTRLDAPLINGSNFQT; this is encoded by the exons ATGGAATTTCTTGTGGCATTAGCAACTGGAGTTGTGACAAAACTTGGGGAGTCATTAGTAGCACCAATCACAAACCAATTTGCATACATAATCCGCTACAAAAGAAATGTGAAGAATTTGGAGAGCCAGATGAAGGAATTGGAAGGCAAGAAACTTGGAGTGCAAGCAACTGTGGATGCAGATAAAAGGAATTCACATCAAATTGCATCTAATGTTGAAGATTGGCTTTGCAAGATAGACACAATTGAGAATGAATTACAAGGATTCTATGAAGATGATGAACAAGTGAAAAACAAGTATCTGAATTTGGTGTCATGTTATTCATTGAGCAAGAGAGCCAAAAAATTAACCAATGATATTATGAGGCTCAAGGAAGAGAAATTTGAAATCATATCTTACCCTAAACCCCCACCAAGACTTGGATCAAGATTCTTGAATGGTACTACTATTAAGAGCTTCCAAACAAGAGAATCAATCATGTGTGAGGTCATAGATAAATTGAAAGATGAAGATGTGAATAGAATTAGCATATGTGGAATGGGTGGTGTTGGAAAAACCACCTTTGTGAAAGAAGTGATCAAGATTTTAGAGGCAGATAAGTCTTTTGATGAGGTTGTCATGGCAGTGGTGTCTCAAACTCCAGATTGCAGGAAGATCCAAGGTCAGATTGCTGATGCCATTGGATTGAAGCTTGACAAGGAAACTGATCAAGGAAGAGCTCTTCAACTGCATGATCGATTGAAGAATATAGATAGTGTTCTGATAGTGCTAGATGATGTTTGGACAGACCTTGATTTTGAATCCATTGGCATTCCTTCCACAAGTTGCAAGATCTTATTCACTTCAAGAATCCAAGATGTGTGCATCAAGATGAAGAGTCAAAGGAATTTCACAGTTTCTGTCTTGTCCCGAGACGAAAGCTGGGATCTTTTCAATGAGACTATTGGAGCTAATCTTGCAGAGAAACCTGACATCCATGACATAGCAAAAGAAATTGCAAACCAATGCAGGGGATTGCCTATCGCGATTGTAACAATAGCGAAAGCATTGGCGAATAAAGAGAAGCATGCTTGGGAGGATGCATTGGAGCAACTGAGGAATTCATCAGTAGAATCTTTTCCTGAAATGCAGACTAGTGTCTTTTCTTGCATTGAGCTAAGTTACAACTTTCTTGGTGGTGAAGAAAAGTTCTTCCTTTTCCTCTGTTCCTTATTACCAGAAGACTTTGACATTCCCATTGAAGTCCTATTCAGACATGGTGTGGGATTAGGAATGTTCAAAGGCATTGATGCTTTGTGGAAAGTTAGAAACCGGGTGCACACAATCGTCGATAGACTGAAAGAATGCTTCATGCTGTTGGATAGCAATGTGGAAGAGTGTGTTAAAATGCATGATGTTGTTCGCGATACTATCGCCTCTGTAGCAGCAAAATATCATCATCATTTGGAGTGTTATAGCAGTGCAATCTCACTAATCTTTGAGAAGAAAACAGAACTTCCTCATGTTTCAAATTGTCAAAAGCTGAAGCTTTTACAAGTATCATCAAAGGGAAAGGAATCTGTTCCAGAAAATTTCTTCCAAGGCATGAACAAACTCATGGTACTAAGTCTGCAAAATGTGTTGATTCAATCTATGCCTTCTACACTTTCAGCTTTGGACAACATCCACACTCTAAGATTAGAAGCTTGCAATGTTGGAGACATATCCATAATTGGCCAGAAACTCATGAAATTGGAGATTCTAAGCTTTGCTAAATCAAGTATCAAGGTATTGCCATTAGAAATTGGGCAACTAACTTTGCTAAGATTGTTGGATTTAACTGAATGCAATCATCTTATTCAAATTTCTGCTACTGTTTTGGCAAGCTTATCTAGGCTAGAGGAACTCTATCTTAGAGTAAGAAATTTTCCTTCAAAGGAATCTAATCATATCCTCTTTGAGTTGCAATGCTTATCTCATCAGCTAAAAGTTCTTGAGTTTGCATTTATTATGGTAGATGAATTTCTTCCCAAAGACTTAATCTTCAAAAACATTGTAAGGTTTTGGGTCTATGTGGGAGATTCATCTACCATTTCCCATGGTCTTGTTCCTAGGGGATACCTACACCCAAATGTGCTGACATTAAATAACACATATTACAGTTACATCAAGAAGAGTGTGATCATTCAACATTTTCTTCAAAGAGTTGAAATTCTCAGCTTAGATGATATCAAGAACTTAAAATGTGTCATATCAGATTTAGATGAAGAGGGATTTCCACTTCTGAAAAATCTGATCATTGAGTCCTGCAACAATTTAGAGTATGCTGCAGATTCATGTGATGATCATTGTGTTTTTCCACAAGTTCAATCAATTTCTTTGAGGAATTTGGAGAATTTAAAAGCAATAATATGTCATGTGGCCCATCATTTGAGTCAAAAGGTTGACTTTAGTGCATGCCAATGCTTTGGAAGCCTACAAGTTCTTAAAATAGAATATTGTAAAAGTTTGAAGACCATCTTCACATTATTGTTTCCAAGGAGAACTACTAGTTTGGCCAAACTTCAATGCTTGCATGTGGTTGAAAGCCATGGAATAGAATGCATTGTTTCAATCAATACAATCAAGGTTGATGACTCAATTATTGTGTTTACTAATTTGGTGGAATTGAAGCTGCAAGAACTTCCAAATTTGACTGCATTCATCAAAACTAGTATTATGCATGAGCACCATTCACCTTATAAG GTTCAAGAATCCAATACATTACTTGAAAACTTTATTGAACATGATCAAGAGTTTTCCGGGTCAGCTTCGGAATCAGATTCGAGTGAACATATGAACATTGGTTGTGCACTTTTTGAATCTAATTCATTGCAATTGTTTCCAAAGTTAGAGAAAATTTTGCTACGGGCATGTTCATCATTAAACATAGTTTTTGATATGAAACCATCACAATCAGAAGATCAACATGTGGATAATGCTGCATTTTTTGCTCAACTAAAAGAGCTAGAGTTATCATGGCTTAATAATCTAAACCACATTTGGGGTTCTGTTCCAAGAAACATTCAAGGCTTTCATAAACTGAAATCAATCAAAGTTGCAAACTGTGATTCTTTGAAATATATATTTACTCCAAGCATTGTAAGAGCTCTTACTCAACTTGAGAAATTGGTGATACAAAGTTGCATGTCCCTAGAGAAATTTGTTGGGAATGAACAAGGCCAAAATGTGGAAACCCTTGTGTTTGTTCAATTGGAATCTTTAACACTTAAGGATCTTCCACAGCTTGTGAATTTTGGTCCAAATTCTTACATGATATTGTGGCCAGCTATGAAGTCTTTATGCATTGATGGTTGCCCCCTGCTCAAGGCATCTAATGTATGTGTACAAGAGAATTTCAATGTCATGTCCAATTCAACAACAACCCATGATGTTGGAACTACTACTTCTATGGAAGATTCTCCTAGTCTGAGGTTTCTTCAATGTTGTTTTGGAGGCACAAAGGAATTGTTAGTTTCCAATTCAAAGGCAAAG GATTTGAAAATGGAGGAAGGTGTTGTTGATGCTAAGGAAATCAATTTCTTCAATGAAATGGGAGGATCTCCAATGCCAATTTTGGAACATGTTATAATAAAAGGATGGGATTCCCTAGATGTCTTGTTTCACCTTAAACAAAGTGAAGATTCTAATAATACCATTGTTGTCAATTGTTTGGTGAAACTTATGACAATGCAATTACCATCAAGCCCTTTAGGTGTCATTGCATTCAATAACATCACTCTCTTAAGTTTAGAAGCTTGTCATAGATTGAGATATATATGCTCATATTCCATAGCAAAGCTTCTTGTCAAGTTACAAGAAATAAAAGTATCAAACTGTAAGGTTGTTGAGCAACTATTCCAAAGTGAAGAGCATGAGATTTGTGTTGATTATTTAGAATGGCCATCATTGAAGAGAATTAGCATCATCAATTGTAGCATGCTTGAAGTTGTGATTAGTAAAGTGGAAGAAGGGAAGATAAATAGTTTCATCATCACCTCATTTGCTCAATTACAGTCTCTTACACTGACCCATTTACCAAATGTTATAAGCTTTTGCAATAATACATTTTTGGAGAATGGCCATGGGAATGAGTATTTCAAACAAGATCATGAG CATCTAAAACTTGAAAATCTACCAAAGCTCAAGGCCTTTTGCAAGGGTTCATATGACTTTGATTTTCCATTATTACATGAAGTATTCTTAAAAAATTGCCACATGATGGAGATATTTTCATTTGGGTCTTCATACACTCCAAAGTTGGATAAAGTAACCATGGAAATTGGAAATGTTGCCAAGAACATATGGATGGGAGATCTAAATGCTACTATGCCACTATGTAAAGGAATG AGAGCAAGTAGTAGTGAggaagaaagaaacacaaggctTGATGCTCCACTCATAAATGGTTCCAATTTCCAAACCTAA